A genomic window from Paucibacter sp. KCTC 42545 includes:
- a CDS encoding plasmid mobilization protein has translation METNRKEKDPTLKKRSGQAGVEANRKIRNKRFEIRFTPEEWIALQERAAEAGAASTAIFARAVLLPAHDQSNHETKAEHKLRVQLLASLGKIGSNINQIARSLNRLQVWNDTTEGMFQELTKIQEGVSTISDLFKGKK, from the coding sequence TTGGAAACCAATAGAAAAGAAAAAGACCCGACACTCAAAAAAAGATCGGGCCAAGCAGGTGTAGAAGCCAATAGAAAAATTCGCAACAAGCGTTTTGAAATCAGGTTCACGCCTGAAGAATGGATCGCTCTTCAAGAAAGAGCCGCTGAAGCTGGTGCAGCTTCCACCGCAATCTTTGCACGTGCTGTTCTTCTTCCAGCACACGATCAATCCAACCACGAAACTAAAGCAGAACACAAATTGCGTGTTCAGCTTCTTGCCTCTCTTGGAAAAATCGGTTCAAACATAAATCAAATCGCGCGATCCCTCAACCGTTTGCAAGTTTGGAATGACACAACTGAGGGAATGTTCCAGGAACTCACCAAGATTCAGGAAGGAGTGAGCACTATTTCGGATCTATTCAAGGGGAAAAAATGA